Below is a window of Diaminobutyricibacter sp. McL0608 DNA.
CCGATGCGTGACCGCCGCCATGCCCACAGCTTTCCACAGCACCGTGTCTTCCGCAGCACCACGGTGGATCGTAGAGTATGCGGCATGGCAACACGGGACCCGCGCGTCGACGCCTACATCGACGGTCTGGCCGACTGGCAGCAGGAGATCTGCCATGCGTTACGGGAGATCGTGCACGCGGCGGAACCCGACATCGAGGAGACGATCAAGCGCACGAACCGGCCGTACTTCGTGCTCGACGGCAACGTGTGTGCGTTGCTCGCCGCGAAAGACCACGTCAACCTCTTCGTCTACGACGGAGCGATCGTGCCCGACCCGGATGGGATCATCACGGCCGGCCACGACAATTCGACGGCGCGGACCGTCGGCATCAAGCGTGGCGGGACGATCAACGCCGACGCGCTCACGGTCATGATCCGACGCATCGCCGACAACAACCGTGCAGGCGGCTGGCGCGCCATCAAGGCGAAAGGCTGAGGCCGGCACACCCACCCGGCTCCAGCCGGTCGCACGCCGGTCAGCCTGCGATCGACTCGATGATCGCTCGGACCCCGTCGTCGATGGCGGTGACGCTCGTGTCGATGACGATGTCCGCATCCACGGGCTCCTCATACGGGGAGTCGACGCCAGTGAAGTCGGTCAGCTCACCGGCGCGCGCACGCGCATAGAGTCCCTTGCGGTCGCGCTGCTCGCAGACCTCGATCGGCGTCGATACATACACGAGGACGAATCGCCCCACCTCCTCGGCCATGCTGCGGATGCGTTCCCGGGAGCTCGCGAACGGCGCGAT
It encodes the following:
- a CDS encoding DUF1801 domain-containing protein; its protein translation is MATRDPRVDAYIDGLADWQQEICHALREIVHAAEPDIEETIKRTNRPYFVLDGNVCALLAAKDHVNLFVYDGAIVPDPDGIITAGHDNSTARTVGIKRGGTINADALTVMIRRIADNNRAGGWRAIKAKG